In Arachis hypogaea cultivar Tifrunner chromosome 2, arahy.Tifrunner.gnm2.J5K5, whole genome shotgun sequence, a genomic segment contains:
- the LOC112757599 gene encoding putative disease resistance RPP13-like protein 1 isoform X3, with translation MADKLYGGAYLSPFVNTVLDNMSSILEDDSVLYGNDSALELLGRLQNCLYDVGPVLDDAELKQFTDKKVKKWLVDLHDALYMADDLLDELSTKAAISANQRESGNSSSWSRLVDSYIEDSGDLEKIVRRLESVVARKKYLRLKESAKVDMSWRIPSTCLVEPSEICGRKEDKEAILKLLLDDDDAADGDLSVIPIVGMGGIGKTTLAQLLYHDDKVKENFKFQAWVCVSEEFDIVKVTKTIIEAITSSSCNLADLNLLQLHLKEILLRKKFLIVLDDVWNENYEDWNKLLKPFQRRVKGSKILITTRNKNVASVVQTVSPHELRSLSDEDCWLVFAKHARLSTVSIENPTLEKIGRDIVKKCDGLPLAAQALGGLLRENLDIRSWNHLLKSEIWELSDDKINVIPALRVKRLWKKLVMNILMN, from the exons ATGGCTGACAAACTTTACGGTGGAGCTTACCTCTCTCCCTTTGTTAATACTGTTTTGGACAACATGTCTTCAATACTTGAAGATGACTCTGTCCTCTATGGAAACGACTCTGCCCTTGAGTTGCTTGGAAGGTTGCAGAATTGTCTGTATGATGTTGGACCTGTTCTTGATGATGCTGAGCTGAAGCAGTTCACTgacaagaaagtgaagaagtggCTTGTTGATCTTCATGATGCTCTCTATATGGCTGATGATTTGCTCGACGAACTCTCAACTAAAGCCGCCATTTCTGCCAATCAAAGGGAATCAGGTAACTCTTCCTCCTGGTCTCGTCTTGTTGATTCATATATTGAAGATAGTGGGGACTTGGAAAAAATAGTTCGAAGACTAGAGTCTGTTGTAGCACGCAAAAAATATCTTCGTCTGAAGGAGAGTGCCAAGGTGGACATGTCATGGAGAATTCCATCCACATGTCTTGTTGAACCATCGGAGATATGTGGCAGGAAAGAAGACAAGGAGGCGATACTAAAACTGTTgttggatgatgatgatgctgctgATGGTGATTTATCTGTCATTCCCATTGTGGGCATGGGCGGAATAGGAAAGACTACTTTGGCCCAATTGCTTTACCACGATGACAAAGTGAAggagaatttcaaatttcaagcttGGGTATGTGTGTCAGAAGAGTTTGATATTGTCAAGGTCACCAAGACTATAATCGAGGCAATAACTTCGAGTTCTTGTAACCTGGCAGATTTGAATTTACTTCAGCTTCATTTAAAGGAAATATTGTTGAGGAAAAAGTTCCTCATTGTTTTGGACGATGTGTGGAATGAAAATTATGAGGATTGGAATAAGCTTCTAAAACCTTTTCAGAGAAGGGTCAAGGGAAGTAAAATTCTTATAACTACTAGAAATAAAAATGTGGCTTCTGTAGTGCAAACTGTTTCACCTCATGAACTAAGATCATTGTCTGATGAAGATTGTTGGTTGGTGTTTGCAAAGCATGCACGTCTTTCAACTGTTTCTATCGAGAATCCAACCCTGGAAAAAATCGGCAGAGATATCGTAAAGAAGTGTGATGGATTGCCCTTGGCAGCTCAAGCCCTTGGAGGCTTATTGCGTGAAAATTTGGATATCAGGTCTTGGAATCATTTACTGAAGAGTGAAATTTGGGAACTTTCAGATGACAAGATAAATGTTATTCCAGCGTTAAGA gtaaaaagactgtggaagaagttGGTGATGaatattttgatgaattaa
- the LOC112757599 gene encoding putative disease resistance RPP13-like protein 1 isoform X1, translated as MADKLYGGAYLSPFVNTVLDNMSSILEDDSVLYGNDSALELLGRLQNCLYDVGPVLDDAELKQFTDKKVKKWLVDLHDALYMADDLLDELSTKAAISANQRESGNSSSWSRLVDSYIEDSGDLEKIVRRLESVVARKKYLRLKESAKVDMSWRIPSTCLVEPSEICGRKEDKEAILKLLLDDDDAADGDLSVIPIVGMGGIGKTTLAQLLYHDDKVKENFKFQAWVCVSEEFDIVKVTKTIIEAITSSSCNLADLNLLQLHLKEILLRKKFLIVLDDVWNENYEDWNKLLKPFQRRVKGSKILITTRNKNVASVVQTVSPHELRSLSDEDCWLVFAKHARLSTVSIENPTLEKIGRDIVKKCDGLPLAAQALGGLLRENLDIRSWNHLLKSEIWELSDDKINVIPALRVSYYFLPSYLKQCFIYCSLYPKDYEFSKDELILLWMAENFLQPVGKKTVEEVGDEYFDELIARSFLQPHSTKENKFVMHDLVHDLAMTCAGEFYFRAEELRNAVEVDIKTRHLSHNAKSNYPMSKLLGICDRLKHTRTFLEINLDSLIPFNMENAPCIFLSQLKYLRALSFNSFPLESVPDSIGELIHLRYYLLGSLLYQNCGIARVIG; from the coding sequence ATGGCTGACAAACTTTACGGTGGAGCTTACCTCTCTCCCTTTGTTAATACTGTTTTGGACAACATGTCTTCAATACTTGAAGATGACTCTGTCCTCTATGGAAACGACTCTGCCCTTGAGTTGCTTGGAAGGTTGCAGAATTGTCTGTATGATGTTGGACCTGTTCTTGATGATGCTGAGCTGAAGCAGTTCACTgacaagaaagtgaagaagtggCTTGTTGATCTTCATGATGCTCTCTATATGGCTGATGATTTGCTCGACGAACTCTCAACTAAAGCCGCCATTTCTGCCAATCAAAGGGAATCAGGTAACTCTTCCTCCTGGTCTCGTCTTGTTGATTCATATATTGAAGATAGTGGGGACTTGGAAAAAATAGTTCGAAGACTAGAGTCTGTTGTAGCACGCAAAAAATATCTTCGTCTGAAGGAGAGTGCCAAGGTGGACATGTCATGGAGAATTCCATCCACATGTCTTGTTGAACCATCGGAGATATGTGGCAGGAAAGAAGACAAGGAGGCGATACTAAAACTGTTgttggatgatgatgatgctgctgATGGTGATTTATCTGTCATTCCCATTGTGGGCATGGGCGGAATAGGAAAGACTACTTTGGCCCAATTGCTTTACCACGATGACAAAGTGAAggagaatttcaaatttcaagcttGGGTATGTGTGTCAGAAGAGTTTGATATTGTCAAGGTCACCAAGACTATAATCGAGGCAATAACTTCGAGTTCTTGTAACCTGGCAGATTTGAATTTACTTCAGCTTCATTTAAAGGAAATATTGTTGAGGAAAAAGTTCCTCATTGTTTTGGACGATGTGTGGAATGAAAATTATGAGGATTGGAATAAGCTTCTAAAACCTTTTCAGAGAAGGGTCAAGGGAAGTAAAATTCTTATAACTACTAGAAATAAAAATGTGGCTTCTGTAGTGCAAACTGTTTCACCTCATGAACTAAGATCATTGTCTGATGAAGATTGTTGGTTGGTGTTTGCAAAGCATGCACGTCTTTCAACTGTTTCTATCGAGAATCCAACCCTGGAAAAAATCGGCAGAGATATCGTAAAGAAGTGTGATGGATTGCCCTTGGCAGCTCAAGCCCTTGGAGGCTTATTGCGTGAAAATTTGGATATCAGGTCTTGGAATCATTTACTGAAGAGTGAAATTTGGGAACTTTCAGATGACAAGATAAATGTTATTCCAGCGTTAAGAGTAAGTTATTATTTTCTTCCTTCATATTTGAAGCAGTGCTTTATTTATTGTTCCTTGTATCCCAAGGACTATGAATTTAGCAAGGATGAATTGATATTGTTATGGATGGCTGAGAATTTTTTGCAACCAGTAGgtaaaaagactgtggaagaagttGGTGATGaatattttgatgaattaattgCGAGATCATTTTTGCAACCTCATAGTACCAAGGAAAATAAATTTGTGATGCATGATCTTGTGCATGATTTAGCGATGACATGTGCTGGAGAATTCTATTTCAGAGCTGAAGAGCTTCGGAATGCAGTTGAGGTTGATATTAAAACTCGTCATTTGTCACATAATGCCAAAAGCAATTATCCAATGTCAAAACTCTTGGGAATTTGTGATAGACTAAAACATACAAGGACATTTCTTGAAATCAATTTGGATTCATTGATCCCATTTAACATGGAAAATGCACCTTGTATCTTTTTGTCACAGTTGAAGTACCTGAGAGCGTTGTCGTTCAATAGCTTTCCTCTTGAGTCAGTACCTGATTCAATAGGTGAGTTGATTCATTTGCGTTACTACTTACTTGGATCTCTCTTATACCAAAATTGCGGCATTGCCAGAGTCATTGGGTAA
- the LOC112757599 gene encoding putative disease resistance RPP13-like protein 1 isoform X4 codes for MADKLYGGAYLSPFVNTVLDNMSSILEDDSVLYGNDSALELLGRLQNCLYDVGPVLDDAELKQFTDKKVKKWLVDLHDALYMADDLLDELSTKAAISANQRESGNSSSWSRLVDSYIEDSGDLEKIVRRLESVVARKKYLRLKESAKVDMSWRIPSTCLVEPSEICGRKEDKEAILKLLLDDDDAADGDLSVIPIVGMGGIGKTTLAQLLYHDDKVKENFKFQAWVCVSEEFDIVKVTKTIIEAITSSSCNLADLNLLQLHLKEILLRKKFLIVLDDVWNENYEDWNKLLKPFQRRVKGSKILITTRNKNVASVVQTVSPHELRSLSDEDCWLVFAKHARLSTVSIENPTLEKIGRDIVKKCDGLPLAAQALGGLLRENLDIRSWNHLLKSEIWELSDDKINVIPALR; via the exons ATGGCTGACAAACTTTACGGTGGAGCTTACCTCTCTCCCTTTGTTAATACTGTTTTGGACAACATGTCTTCAATACTTGAAGATGACTCTGTCCTCTATGGAAACGACTCTGCCCTTGAGTTGCTTGGAAGGTTGCAGAATTGTCTGTATGATGTTGGACCTGTTCTTGATGATGCTGAGCTGAAGCAGTTCACTgacaagaaagtgaagaagtggCTTGTTGATCTTCATGATGCTCTCTATATGGCTGATGATTTGCTCGACGAACTCTCAACTAAAGCCGCCATTTCTGCCAATCAAAGGGAATCAGGTAACTCTTCCTCCTGGTCTCGTCTTGTTGATTCATATATTGAAGATAGTGGGGACTTGGAAAAAATAGTTCGAAGACTAGAGTCTGTTGTAGCACGCAAAAAATATCTTCGTCTGAAGGAGAGTGCCAAGGTGGACATGTCATGGAGAATTCCATCCACATGTCTTGTTGAACCATCGGAGATATGTGGCAGGAAAGAAGACAAGGAGGCGATACTAAAACTGTTgttggatgatgatgatgctgctgATGGTGATTTATCTGTCATTCCCATTGTGGGCATGGGCGGAATAGGAAAGACTACTTTGGCCCAATTGCTTTACCACGATGACAAAGTGAAggagaatttcaaatttcaagcttGGGTATGTGTGTCAGAAGAGTTTGATATTGTCAAGGTCACCAAGACTATAATCGAGGCAATAACTTCGAGTTCTTGTAACCTGGCAGATTTGAATTTACTTCAGCTTCATTTAAAGGAAATATTGTTGAGGAAAAAGTTCCTCATTGTTTTGGACGATGTGTGGAATGAAAATTATGAGGATTGGAATAAGCTTCTAAAACCTTTTCAGAGAAGGGTCAAGGGAAGTAAAATTCTTATAACTACTAGAAATAAAAATGTGGCTTCTGTAGTGCAAACTGTTTCACCTCATGAACTAAGATCATTGTCTGATGAAGATTGTTGGTTGGTGTTTGCAAAGCATGCACGTCTTTCAACTGTTTCTATCGAGAATCCAACCCTGGAAAAAATCGGCAGAGATATCGTAAAGAAGTGTGATGGATTGCCCTTGGCAGCTCAAGCCCTTGGAGGCTTATTGCGTGAAAATTTGGATATCAGGTCTTGGAATCATTTACTGAAGAGTGAAATTTGGGAACTTTCAGATGACAAGATAAATGTTATTCCAGCGTTAAGA TAG
- the LOC112729853 gene encoding putative disease resistance RPP13-like protein 1, translating to MAEKLYGGAYLSPFVDAVLDNLTSILEEDDSFLERNNLLVTLQNCLYDVGPVLDDAELKQFSDKKVKKWLVDLQDALYMADDLLDKLSTKAAIAATQRDPGNSSSWSRLVDSYIEDTGDMEKIVGTLESVVRRKNYLLKESAKVDMTWRIPSTCLVEPSGICGRKEDKEAILKLLLDDDDAADGDLSVIPIVGMGGIGKTTLAQLLYHDDQVKENFDFRGWVCVSEEFDVVKVTKTVIEAITSSSCNLTDLNLLQLDLKEKLSRQKFFIVLDDVWNENYDDWNTLLKPFQKGVKGSKILITTRNKNVAFVVQTVSPYELSLLSDEDCCSVFSKHARLSTVSVENLALEKIGRDIVKKCDGLPLAAQALGSILRGNSDIRYWNHLLKSEIWELSNDKINAVPALRISYYFLPSYLKQCFIYCSLYPKDYEFSKDELMLLWMAENFLQTVEKKTIEEVGGEYFDELIARSFLQPHSTKENKFVMHDLVHDLAMTCGGEFYFRAEELRNAVEVDIKARHLSHNAKGNYPMSNLLGVCDRLKHTRTFLEINLNKRIPFNMENVPCIMLSQLKYLRTLSFKSFPVESMPDSMGELIHLRYLDLSWTDIVALPESLGNLYNLQTLKLYSCSNLKMLPVGMKDLVNLRHLDIRVTQLREMPKGMSNLKSLQFLSDYIVGKHEENKIKELGALADLHESISIGKLENVVNSSEALEARMSNKDGIDSITLTWSSNEEENTVDSEMERDILDKLQPHINLKELQIKGYRGTRFPDWVGHSSYHNITKITLVGCRSCCMLPSLGQLPSLKHLEILYFESVGIVGAEFYFYLNGESCLKTPPFPLLESLSFYSMRCWKEWHSLEFNAFPRLKHLSISECPMLRGDLPNHLPSLQSLEISQCKQLSWCVPRSPGMTSLRIKGPNEVRIGELPPLLRELSVAGNHHVESVVEAIMHMQLICLTSLSILGCSSHIWFPVGSIPASLQKLTIQNCRKLEFQMNGQHHSLQELFIENSCDSVTSFSLLDSFPNLVRVNINFCDYMECIVVSRSLPCLRSLCIFGCGRLKYVSTLWMAAPQLEHLTLLGCPEVDLSPTGDGVPHCSLRSLEISYSKKLVSSAAFKNSQFHGLTYLSIHGEYCESVKSLPKEGWLPASLEFLTLFHMKSVETLECKGLAHLTSLQKLRIEHCSKLKNMEGEKLPASLIQLIILGSPLLAKRCEKKDPQLWPKISHIPAIQVDDTWIW from the coding sequence ATGGCTGAAAAACTTTATGGTGGAGCTTACCTCTCTCCCTTTGTTGATGCTGTTTTGGACAACCTAACTTCAATACTTGAAGAAGACGACTCTTTCCTCGAAAGGAACAACTTGCTTGTTACGTTGCAGAATTGTCTGTATGATGTTGGACCTGTTCTTGATGACGCTGAGCTGAAGCAGTTCAGTgacaagaaagtgaagaagtggCTTGTTGATCTTCAAGATGCTCTCTATATGGCTGATGACTTGCTCGACAAACTCTCTACTAAAGCCGCTATTGCTGCCACTCAAAGGGATCCAGGTAACTCTTCCTCCTGGTCTCGCCTTGTTGATTCATATATTGAAGATACTGGTGACATGGAAAAAATAGTTGGCACACTAGAGTCTGTTGTAAGACGTAAAAATTATCTTCTGAAGGAGAGTGCCAAGGTGGACATGACATGGAGAATTCCATCCACATGTCTTGTTGAACCATCGGGGATATGTGGCAGGAAAGAAGACAAGGAGGCCATACTGAAACTGTTgttggatgatgatgatgctgctgATGGTGATTTATCTGTCATTCCCATTGTGGGCATGGGTGGAATAGGAAAGACTACTTTGGCCCAATTGCTATACCACGATGACCAAGTGAAGGAGAATTTTGATTTTCGAGGTTGGGTTTGCGTGTCAGAAGAGTTTGATGTTGTCAAGGTCACCAAGACTGTAATCGAGGCAATAACTTCAAGTTCTTGTAACTTGACAGATTTGAATTTACTTCAGCTTGATTTAAAAGAAAAGTTGTCCAGGCAAAAGTTCTTTATTGTCTTGGACGATGTCTGGAATGAAAACTATGATGATTGGAATACACTTCTAAAACCTTTTCAGAAAGGGGTTAAGGGAAGTAAAATTCTCATAACTACTAGAAATAAAAATGTGGCTTTTGTAGTGCAAACTGTGTCACCTTATGAACTAAGTTTATTGTCTGACGAAGATTGTTGCTCAGTGTTTTCAAAGCATGCACGTCTTTCAACTGTTTCTGTGGAGAATCTAGCCCTCGAAAAAATCGGCAGAGATATCGTAAAGAAGTGTGATGGATTGCCCTTGGCAGCTCAAGCCCTTGGAAGCATATTGCGTGGAAATTCTGATATCAGATATTGGAATCATTTACTGAAGAGTGAAATCTGGGAACTCTCCAATGACAAAATCAATGCTGTTCCAGCGTTAAGGATAAGTTATTATTTTCTTCCTTCATATTTGAAGCAGTGCTTTATTTATTGTTCCTTGTATCCTAAGGACTATGAATTTAGCAAAGATGAATTGATGTTGTTATGGATGGCAGAAAATTTTTTACAAACAGTAGAAAAAAAGactatagaagaagttggtggtgaatattttgatgaattaattgCGAGATCGTTTTTGCAACCTCATAGTACCAAGGAAAATAAATTTGTGATGCATGATCTGGTGCATGATTTAGCAATGACATGTGGTGGAGAATTCTATTTCAGAGCTGAAGAGCTTCGGAATGCAGTTGAGGTTGATATTAAAGCTCGTCATTTGTCACATAACGCCAAAGGCAATTATCCAATGTCAAATCTTTTGGGAGTTTGTGATAGACTAAAACATACAAGGACATTTCTTGAAATCAATTTGAACAAGCGGATTCCATTCAATATGGAAAATGTACCTTGTATCATGTTGTCACAGTTGAAGTACCTGAGAACTTTGTCGTTCAAAAGCTTTCCTGTTGAGTCAATGCCTGATTCAATGGGTGAGTTGATTCATCTGCGTTACTTGGATCTCTCTTGGACGGACATTGTGGCATTGCCAGAGTCATTGGGTAACCTATACAATTTGCAGACCTTGAAGTTGTATTCCTGTAGCAATCTGAAAATGCTACCTGTTGGCATGAAAGACCTTGTCAATTTGCGCCATCTTGATATTAGAGTGACTCAGTTACGTGAGATGCCGAAAGGCATGAGCAATTTAAAAAGTTTGCAGTTTTTAAGTGATtacattgttggaaagcatgaagaaaacaagatTAAAGAATTGGGAGCACTTGCAGATCTACACGAATCAATTTCCATTGGCAAATTGGAGAATGTGGTGAACAGCAGTGAAGCTTTGGAGGCAAGAATGTCCAATAAGGATGGCATTGATTCTATAACGTTAACTTGGTCATCGAATGAAGAGGAGAATACAGTTGATTCCGAAATGGAAAGAGATATACTTGACAAGCTGCAACCTCACATTAATTTGAAAGAGTTACAGATCAAGGGTTACAGGGGTACAAGATTTCCAGACTGGGTGGGACATTCTTCCTACCACAACATCACCAAAATAACACTGGTTGGTTGCAGGAGTTGCTGCATGCTTCCTTCGCTTGGACAGTTGCCCTCTTTGAAGCACcttgaaattttatattttgaaagtGTGGGGATTGTGGGTGCTGAGTTTTACTTTTACCTGAATGGTGAATCTTGTTTGAAGACACCACCATTCCCATTGCTTGAAAGTCTTTCGTTTTATTCAATGCGTTGTTGGAAGGAGTGGCATTCATTGGAGTTCAATGCGTTTCCTCGACTTAAGCATCTCAGCATAAGTGAGTGTCCGATGTTGAGAGGAGATTTGCCGAATCATCTACCATCTTTGCAATCACTTGAGATTAGCCAATGCAAGCAGCTGAGTTGGTGTGTTCCAAGATCTCCTGGAATGACCTCTTTAAGGATAAAAGGCCCCAATGAAGTGAGAATTGGGGAGCTACCTCCTTTACTGCGTGAGCTATCAGTTGCAGGAAACCATCACGTGGAGTCGGTGGTAGAGGCCATAATGCACATGCAACTGATTTGCCTGACGTCTTTATCCATTTTAGGTTGTTCTTCCCACATATGGTTTCCGGTGGGTAGTATTCCCGCATCACTTCAAAAGTTGACGATtcagaattgcagaaaattagaaTTCCAAATGAATGGCCAACATCACTCGCTGCAGGAACTATTTATAGAGAACAGCTGTGATTCAGTTACATCCTTCTCGTTGTTGGATTCCTTTCCGAATCTCGTGCGTGTTAATATCAACTTCTGTGACTACATGGAGTGTATTGTAGTGTCACGCTCTCTTCCATGTCTCCGTTCTTTATGTATCTTCGGGTGTGGGAGGTTGAAATATGTGTCAACGCTATGGATGGCAGCACCTCAGCTAGAGCATCTCACATTACTGGGTTGCCCAGAGGTTGATTTGTCTCCTACTGGGGATGGGGTTCCACACTGCAGCCTCAGATCTCTTGAAATCAGCTACAGCAAGAAACTGGTGAGCTCTGCAGCATTCAAGAATTCGCAATTTCATGGGCTTACTTATCTTTCCATTCATGGTGAATACTGCGAGAGTGTGAAGTCCCTCCCAAAGGAAGGTTGGTTGCCTGCCTCGCTTGAGTTTCTCACACTGTTTCACATGAAAAGTGTGGAGACGTTGGAATGCAAGGGACTTGCCCACCTCACCTCCCTCCAGAAACTACGTATTGAGCATTGCTCCAAGTTGAAGAATATGGAGGGAGAAAAGCTGCCTGCCTCTCTAATACAACTCATCATCTTAGGAAGCCCTTTGCTGGCCAAACGATGTGAGAAGAAGGATCCACAGCTTTGGCCCAAAATCTCCCACATCCCCGCCATTCAAGTTGATGACACATGGATTTGGTAA
- the LOC112757599 gene encoding putative disease resistance protein At3g14460 isoform X2: MLPVSMKDLVNLRHLDIGGIGLHEMPKGMSKLKSLQFLSGYVVGKHEENKIKELGALANLHDSIWIDKLEDVVDSSEALEARMFDKNSINSLSLWWSVNKDENTVDSQMESDILDKLRPHTNLKELQIRGYRSTTFPDWLGHSLYHNIITMKLGDCRNCCKLPSLGQLPSLKHLSISDFGSVEIVGAEFYFYHYDESCLETPFPNLETLSFVSMRCWKEWRSLEYNAFPRLRELTISSCPMLRGDLPSQLPSLQSLQIKCCKQLSSCLPRAPALTSLSIEDGNKARIEELPPLLRELSIAGKHEVEWVVEAIMHMQLTCLTSLWIENCSSHISFPVSCIPASLQELTIQHCRKLEFQMDGQHYSLKELSIHSSCDSVTSFSLLDSFPNLVRVDIRNCKNMECIVVSRSLSCLRSLIIRYCRSLKSVSTLWMAASQLEHLTVLECPEIELCPTGDGDPHRSLRSLSISYCEKLGNSEAFMNSQFHGLTHLNIEGGSGESVKCFPKEGWLPASLESLSLERIQSVETLQCKGLAHLTSLQKLSIEYCPKLENIEGEKLPASLIRLFINRSRLLGKRLETKDPQVWPKISHIPGIQVNYTWIW; the protein is encoded by the coding sequence ATGCTTCCTGTTTCCATGAAAGACCTTGTAAATTTGCGCCATCTTGATATTGGAGGGATTGGGTTGCATGAGATGCCGAAAGGCATGAGCAAATTAAAAAGCCTACAGTTTTTAAGTGGTTATGTTGTTggaaagcatgaagaaaacaagatTAAAGAATTGGGGGCACTTGCAAATCTACACGATTCAATTTGGATTGACAAATTGGAGGATGTGGTCGACAGCAGTGAAGCTTTGGAGGCAAGAATGTTTGATAAGAATAGCATTAACTCTTTGAGCTTGTGGTGGTCAGTAAATAAAGATGAGAACACAGTTGATTCCCAAATGGAAAGCGATATACTTGACAAGTTACGACCTCACACTAATTTGAAAGAATTACAGATCAGGGGTTACAGGAGTACGACCTTTCCAGATTGGTTGGGACATTCTTTGTACCACAACATCATCACAATGAAACTGGGTGATTGTAGGAATTGTTGTAAGCTTCCTTCACTTGGACAATTGCCCTCTTTGAAGCACCTATCTATTTCAGATTTTGGAAGTGTGGAAATTGTGGGTGCTGAGTTTTACTTTTACCATTACGATGAATCTTGTTTGGAGACTCCATTTCCAAATCTTGAAACTCTTTCGTTTGTGTCAATGCGTTGCTGGAAGGAGTGGCGTTCATTGGAGTACAATGCATTTCCTCGACTTAGGGAGCTTACCATAAGTTCGTGTCCGATGTTGAGAGGAGATTTGCCCAGTCAGCTACCATCTTTGCAATCACTTCAGATTAAGTGTTGCAAGCAGCTCAGTTCTTGTCTTCCAAGAGCTCCCGCGCTGACATCTTTAAGCATAGAAGATGGCAATAAAGCGAGAATCGAGGAGCTACCTCCTTTACTGCGTGAACTATCAATTGCAGGAAAGCATGAAGTGGAGTGGGTGGTGGAGGCCATTATGCACATGCAACTGACTTGCCTCACTTCTTTATGGATCGAAAATTGTTCCTCCCATATATCGTTTCCAGTGAGCTGTATTCCCGCATCACTACAAGAGTTGACGATACAGCATTGCAGAAAATTAGAATTCCAAATGGATGGCCAACATTACTCGCTGAAGGAGTTATCAATACATAGCAGCTGTGATTCAGTTACATCCTTCTCGTTGTTGGATTCCTTTCCGAATCTCGTGCGTGTTGATATCAGAAACTGTAAAAACATGGAGTGTATTGTGGTGTCACGATCTCTTTCATGTCTCCGTTCTTTAATAATCCGCTATTGTCGGAGTTTGAAATCTGTGTCAACGTTATGGATGGCAGCATCTCAGCTAGAGCATCTCACAGTACTGGAATGCCCAGAGATCGAATTGTGTCCTACAGGGGACGGGGATCCACACCGTAGCCTCAGATCCCTTAGCATCAGCTACTGCGAGAAACTGGGGAACTCTGAAGCATTCATGAATTCGCAGTTTCATGGGCTTACTCATCTTAACATTGAAGGTGGATCCGGGGAGAGTGTGAAGTGTTTTCCAAAGGAAGGTTGGTTGCCTGCCTCACTTGAGTCCCTCTCACTGGAACGCATTCAAAGTGTGGAGACGTTGCAATGCAAGGGACTTGCCCACCTCACCTCCCTGCAGAAACTAAGTATAGAGTATTGTCCCAAGCTGGAGAATATCGAGGGAGAAAAGCTGCCTGCCTCTCTAATACGACTCTTCATCAACAGAAGCCGGTTGCTGGGTAAACGGTTGGAGACGAAGGACCCACAGGTTTGGCCCAAAATTTCCCACATCCCTGGCATTCAAGTTAACTACACATGGATTTGGTAA